DNA sequence from the Vicia villosa cultivar HV-30 ecotype Madison, WI linkage group LG3, Vvil1.0, whole genome shotgun sequence genome:
ATCACTTGAGGCTGTCAAATATCTTGTTAGAGGAGGATTGGCATTTAGGGCACATAATGAGGGTGAAAATTCTATTTATAAGGGTCATTTCCTAGAATTTGTAGAAGCCTTAGGAAGAAATAGTGAGAAAATAGCTGCAGCAATAACAAGTGGTGGGGGAAATTGTAAGATGACTTCTCCTATTATTCAAAAAGAACTTGCAAATGCATGTGCGGTTGAAACTATTAAGAAGATAGTTGGAGAAATTGGAGATGGATTCTTTTGTGTTCTTGTTGATGAATCTGGTGATTGCTCTGGTAAAGAACAAATGGCTGTTGTAGTGCGGTTTGTTGATGTTAAAGGGTTTGTTGTAGAAAGATTTATCGGCATTGTTCATGTTGAGGATACAAGTGCGATATCGCTTAAAGGGGCTCTTGAATGTTTGTTGTCGGGGTTTGGGTTGTGTATATCTAAAATTCGAGGTCAAGGGTATGATGGAGCAAGTAATATGCGTGGTCAATTTGGAGGTTTGAAGACTTTGATTCAAATGCAAAATCCGCAAGCCTATTATGTCCATTGTTTTGCTCAtcaacttcaattggctcttGTTTCAATGGCAAGAAAGCATGAAGATGTTGATTGGTTTTTTTGTGAAGTGTCTCGTATTGTCACTTTCTTACAATCATCTAACAAAAGACAAGCTCTACTTCGGAATAAACAAGTTGCTCATTTTGCAAATCTAATTGAAAAAGAATTGGTGGAAACTGGTACTGGTTTAAATCAAGAGTTGTCCATTGCAAGAGCGGGTGATACACGTTGGGGATCTCACTTTCGAACTCTTAATAGGTTGGTTGATTTGTTTACTCCTATTATTGAAGTGTTCGAAGATTTGAAAAGTGATAGTCATTCTAAGGGTGAACCAAAAAGTTTGTTACTTGTTATGCAAACTTTTAGTTTTGTGTTTATGTTGCACTTAATGGTTGagattttatctttgacaaataATTTGTCACAATCATTGCAAAAGGGGGATCAAGATATTGTGCATGCCATGGAACTTGTTCAAATATGCaagaaaaagttgcaagaatttagAGATGATGGATGGGAAACACTTTATGAGCAAGTTGTGGCTTCTTGTGGAAATGTTGAAATTGATGTGCCTGACATGGAGTCCCGGTATGTAAAAGATAAGAAATCCAAACGACTTGCTCCTTTTGTTACAAATTTTCATTATTTCAAGAATGATTGCTTCTTACATGTCATAGATGTGGTATTGAAAGAGTTGAATGATCGGTTTACACCTGAAAATATTGAGTTGATCAATTATGTTGCTTGCCTGAGTCCTTGTTATTCATTTGAATCATTTGATGTTAAATCACTTGTGAGATTGGCAAGATTGTACCCAAATGACTTTGAGGATCTTACTGATAAGGAATTGTCTAGTGAATTGGAGACTTATATTGAGAGTGTCAAGATGGACGATCGCTTTTCCAATTTGACTGGCATCTCGGAACTTTGTAGGACTCTTGTTCGAACAAAGAAGCATAAGACATTTAGGTTTGTGTACACACTTGTCAAACTAGCTTTGTCCTTACCGGTGGCCACTGCAAGTGTTGAGCGAGTATTCTCGGGGATGAAATATGTTAAGAATGAGTTGAGAAGTAGAATGGCTAATCCATGGCTAAATGATTGCTTAGTGACATTTGTGGAGAAAGAGGTGTTTAATACAATCGATGATATGGATATCATCAAACGTTTCCAaggaatgaacaagagaagaatgCATTTACGATTAGATtagaatgttttttatttttaagttgtaATTGAAATACTAATACATTTTTATTAAGTAATATTATCATATTTTATGTCATTAATTTTCTTCGTActttttgtatattttattttcattatgggAATCCCCTGAATTTTGATCCTGGCTCCGCCCCTGTCTCCTATCCATGAGAAAAGCTTGACATTGGGACCATTAAAGGGTAAGTATTGAGTGCGCCTAAAAGGGGGAGTGGATAAGGACTTTAAAATTTTATCCGATTTAATGAATATTGGTTCTATCTTTTCTTGTTAGGTTAGACAATGAAAGCGATATAAAGTTCGGAAAGTAAAGAACACCAAAAAGTTATACTAGTTCCTCTCAGAGTTCGAGAGTACGTATAATCCCCTTACTATGTGTAAGagattttaatattgttaaatcaCCCTAAACAACACTCTAACTAAATTATCAaaaacaatcctcttcaaacttATTCCACAAGAAAAGAAAACAATCCTCCCTTTTCTTGTAATCTTATCTCCAACAATCCTAGATGATAAGATGATGCACCTAATATGAAACACCTTTAATATTTCGTATGGTGCACCTAAAATCCCGTTGAACCG
Encoded proteins:
- the LOC131659944 gene encoding uncharacterized protein LOC131659944, with the protein product MLLKYFTPEPRFPEPKKFAPSNGHPEEPSSVPSSNDVQLEPHSSYKVFKKGAYLETDPGKRSQILEYYPNDQDEVRRAYLVNGPCKIKLTEYESTNIGGRERSFQYSWHEEYDWLEYSVEKDAVFCLPCYVCYNGTSNSAFVVTGFRGWNLKHKLDKHVGEKPNSHHKKCVKACEDLMKKKQSIEFSYAKYSSKEEVDYLVRLKASLEAVKYLVRGGLAFRAHNEGENSIYKGHFLEFVEALGRNSEKIAAAITSGGGNCKMTSPIIQKELANACAVETIKKIVGEIGDGFFCVLVDESGDCSGKEQMAVVVRFVDVKGFVVERFIGIVHVEDTSAISLKGALECLLSGFGLCISKIRGQGYDGASNMRGQFGGLKTLIQMQNPQAYYVHCFAHQLQLALVSMARKHEDVDWFFCEVSRIVTFLQSSNKRQALLRNKQVAHFANLIEKELVETGTGLNQELSIARAGDTRWGSHFRTLNRLVDLFTPIIEVFEDLKSDSHSKGEPKSLLLVMQTFSFVFMLHLMVEILSLTNNLSQSLQKGDQDIVHAMELVQICKKKLQEFRDDGWETLYEQVVASCGNVEIDVPDMESRYVKDKKSKRLAPFVTNFHYFKNDCFLHVIDVVLKELNDRFTPENIELINYVACLSPCYSFESFDVKSLVRLARLYPNDFEDLTDKELSSELETYIESVKMDDRFSNLTGISELCRTLVRTKKHKTFRFVYTLVKLALSLPVATASVERVFSGMKYVKNELRSRMANPWLNDCLVTFVEKEVFNTIDDMDIIKRFQGMNKRRMHLRLD